A segment of the uncultured Desulfobulbus sp. genome:
CAGGTTGGCTCCGTGCAGATCGGCCCCAGGAAGTTGGGCCTGAATGAGGTCGGCCTTGCCTAGATCGACTCCGGCGAGGTGGCACCCCGGACAGTTCTTGGCCATGGAGGCCACCGTGGCTTCGGTGTCATGCTGGGAAAAGCTGCTGGCAGCAGGGGCTTCGGTGAGTTGCGGCTGTCGCGCTGTTCTCCGATTTTGTTGCTCCTTTTGCTCCTGGGCCTTGCGTAGGGAACGGCGCATGCTCTTTTGGCTGCCATTCTCGGCCACAAAGATGGACTTGCTGTCTCCAGCTTCAAGCCGAGCCTTGTAGCGAAGCACCCCGTTGCCACTGGCCAGTCGGAATTTTTCCGCGTTGGTGGCATACACACTAAAGCAGCGGAGATCGCCGAACCACCATTTCTCCATGCGAAAGCAGAGTTCGCCGCCCTCGCTCACATCCCATTTCCCCTTGTCCTTATCGCTTTCCAGGTCGCTTTTGGCAAAAATTTTTCCAGACGGATCAAAATAGAGGTGCGCTTGCTCATTAAAGGCCTGCAGCTGCAGGGTATTGCCCTTGACCAGATCCATGACTGCAACGGCGGACAGCTGCTCTGCCCCCTTCTCCTTGACCAGGGATTCGACCGTGGTTGGCGCACAACCGAAGAGGGCAAGAGAGCCGAGCAGGAGCGGAAGAAGAGCACGTCGCATAGAACACCTCTTTTGTCTGAAATGTTGACAAGTTAGGGATGGGTTACTCAAAGGGGGATGGTGACCGGGAGCTATAGTACACCAGGACGGGGATTTTTTCCTCCCTGAATTTGGCTTCGTGTTGCGGGGCTGCAGACTACCGCAGTGAAGGGCCCAGGGGATCGAGAGGATCATCGAAGCCTGTTCCATGATTTGAGGACTCGCCACGGATATGGAATCGTTCCTGAATGCGGCTTAGAGGCACTAAATCGTCATGGCGATCGGAGGGGGTGAGAAAGGAGAGCAGTTTGGTGCGCAGCACCGTGGGGTTCAGCTCGCCCTGAATGGCAATCACTCCCTCCATGATGATTTTCTGCAGCAGCAGTTCCTGGTTGGTCCGTTCACGCAGGTTGGCGGCAAAGGGAATGAAAAAGAAATTGGCGAAGATGAGGCCGTAGAGGATGGAGGTCAGGGCCAGGGGCACGGTCTTGAGGATAATGCCGGTGTCGTCGATACCAGCAAGCATGGGAATCAGGCCCGCCACCGAACCGACAATGCCGAAGGCGGGGCAGAAGTCGGCAATGGTGCGCAGGACCCGTTCGGAATCCTCGCGCCGAAGCTTGAAAAAATACATCTCGGTGTTGAGAATGTCGCGGATCTGCTGCGGGCCATAGTTGTCGACCAGACAGCCCAGGCCGCGGCGAAGAAAGAGGAGCGAGGTCTCGTTCTCGTCTTCCTGCAGGGAAAGGATCCCCTCGATGCGCGATTTGATCGCCAGGTTGATGAGAATGTTGACAATCTCCGCCTCGGATTTGAGGCGGCTGCCGTAGGAGGAACGAACCACCCGCCAGACGATCCGCAGCCGCTGCAGGCGAAAACTGAGCAGGGCGGCGGTGGCACTGCCGCCGGCCACGATCATCAGGCTGGCAATGTTGAAATAGAGCGGCAATTTTCCCTTGATAAGAAAACCACCGAAAAAGATCAGGCCGCAGAGGAGCAGGCCGAGGAAGTTTTGCAGCTTCACGATGAGCAATCACTGAAAATGAGCGGGCGGGGGTGCCTGCACCTGAGGCAGTTCCTTGGAGAGAATGATCTCCACCCGCCGGTTGATGGTCCGGTTTTCGTCGTTGGTGTTGGGACGGAGCGGCCGATAGAAACTGTAGCCGGTGACCTGGAATTGGGTCGGCGGCAGGCCGGTGCTTTCGATGAGAAAACGGGCCACGCGGCTGGCACGGGCCAGGGAGAGTTCCCAGTTGGTCGGGAACCGGTTCGTGTTCACCGGTCGGTCGTCGGTATGTCCGATGACGTTGATCATGTACGGCGTCACTTTGATAAGCGCAGAGAGTCTTTCAAGGGATGCAACCGCCTTGGCGGAGAGCTCATCCTCGCCCGAGGCAAAGAGCAGATCTCCGGTAAGGATGATGCGCATGGTCTTGTCCGGAATCAACTCCACCGAGGCGAACCGTTCCAGTTTCTCCTTTTCCACCGCGATCTTGGAAAGATCGTAAATTTTGGTGATCAATTCCGACTCTGGCCGGGAGTCCGTTTTTGGGAGTTCCGGAGGGAGATCGACCGCCGGCGCAGTGTGCTCCCTTGCCTGCTGCGGTGCCGGCTGAGGGGCAGACGATGGTTGCTCAGGCGTGGGTTCAGGGGGCTGCCGGGCCTGATCCTCGGCCATAGGGTGTCGAACCAGCACATCCGCGCCGCTGGTTTCCCGGGATGGAGGCAGGATCTCCTGGGCGTTTTCCGAGATCTTCAAGCTCACATCCTGGGAGATGGGATGGAACACCAGGGAATTTTGTCCATCACTGACCTGGACCGGAATATTTTCATCGGCAACCTTGTTGGGAACGCCATGGGCCGCAATCTGTTGTTGGCCCTTGAGGTGGGCAAAGAGGGTCAGAAAGAGGATGAACATGGTCATCATCAGATCCGACCAGGCAATGGACCAGTGCAAGGGCCGTGGAGGCGTGCGCGACCGGTAAAAAGAGTCCTCGATCACAAAAACGGGCTGTAAATTCTGCTGCCAGCCGTGAGGCTGCTGCGCGTTGTCGAGAATGGTGTTCCGACCTGATGGGGTGTGGTTTCCTGGTTCGGGAGCAGGGGCTTGTGGTTGAGTTGCAGCAGGGGCATTCATAGTTGCTTTTCGGCTGAACCAACAAATATCTCAAGGAATATTTCAGGGAAAGAGACTGGCCGGGGTGTTCCCTCCGTCCATAGAGAACATTCGCTCTGCTGGAGGGCCCTGTGTCGGTATCCAACGTCCTCAAACACTCTTCTTCGATGAAGGGGATACGAGATTAGGAACTCACCTGGGGCTCCCCGGCACCAACGGTTCGGTTGCGGCCCTGCTGTTTGGCCTGATAGAGGTGTTGATCGGCCAAGGCGACAAAGGTGTCGACGGTGTGAGGATCGCTGTATATCTGCGGCACGATGGTGGCCAGGCCAACGCTGATGGAAACATAGGGGGAAACCTCAGACGCACTGTGGGCAATCTGGAGGTCCTGGACCCCCTGTCGAACCCGCTCGGCAAGGAGTTCGGCGCCCTCTGCATGGGTATTGGGCAGGATCAAGGCAAATTCTTCGCCGCCATAGCGGGCCGCGAGGTCGGCCGGGCGGCGAATGTGCTTCTGCATGGTGTCGGCAACCGCGATCAGGCAGCGATCCCCCTGCTGATGACCGTAGGTGTCGTTGAATTTCTTGAAAAAATCCACATCGAGAATAATGAGCGACAACGGTACCTGTTCCCGTTGCGCCCTGCGCCATTCCTTGTTGAGATAGTTGTCGAACATGCGCCGGTTGGCAATGCCGGTCAGGCCATCCTGCACGCTGAGGAGAATGAGCTGCTCGTTGGCCAGTTGCAGTTCACTGGTTCGTTCGTTGATGGTCTGGACCATGGTGTCGAGACTGTGGGCCAGTTTGCCGATTTCATCCGTACGCTGCATGTCCAGGCGGAGCGTGAAATCCTTATCCTGCTCGATGACTTGGGCATGGTTGGTGAGTTGCTGAATAGGCCGGAGGATGACGTGCTGGAGAATCAGGTTCAAGATGATGACGATGATCAATCCCGAGACAATCACCAATGCCGATGCATACCCCATGCTCGCGATCCCCTTGCGGGTAATCTCCCGGGGGAAGAGGTACTGGACGCCGAAGACCGGCTGGCCGTTGACATCGGGATAGCCGGCACAGGACTTGATGAATTTGCCGTTGTTGAATTCAAAGAAACTGAGCCGTTCCTCCTCTTGGCCGGAAGGGGCCTGCTCGAGAGGGTCACAGATCGTCTTTGTATTGGTCAGCGGGTAGAGGACCTCAAAGGGAATCCGGGTCTGTTCCTTGAGGGGCTCCATGGTGGCTTGGTCAAACAGACGTCCCATGATCAGATAGCCGTGGTCAGGACCGGAGCCATCGGAGTGAAGGATGGTTTGGGTTGAAAACAGCAGTGGGCCGAATTGGCTGTCCACTATTCCAGAGAAGCTTTTTGTGTCCTTGTTCCTGAATCTGACCAGGAAAGGATGTTCGGATGAAAGTCGTTTTGCTTGCAAGAAGGGAAAGGCCAGTGGTTGCTCGTTTTGCACCGTCGCCCCCCAGACGATGGTCCCGTCAAGACGGCAAAAAAGCAGGAGGTTGAGATGATCTGAACTCAGGGTCTCTTCGTTGAGGTTACTGGCGATAAATTCCTCGGACTGTTTATCCATGAAAACATAGGAATCATCCCAAACGGCCCAGTCGTGGCAGAGTCGGTCCAGGTGGACGACTTCACGATCGATGGCATAGCGGATGCGTCGCAGGTTTTCGCCGGCCTCGCGGTACTCCAACTCAAGGAAGCTGGGGAAGATGATGAAACGCTGGATGAGAAAATCGGCACCGCCCAGAAGAGCGAATAAAACCAGGATAATGACAAAGACCTTACGTCGTATGGACATTCCTGTCTCCTTGATGGCCTGTGGTCTGAAGTTATCATTTCTCTTCCATGGACGTCATTATACCAGGTCCCGAAGGAAAGCCCACAGGACTGCAACCCAGCCCAGAGAAAACAGCAAAAAAATCCCCCTTCGCCTGAGAGCGTTGGGGGATGGTTGAACAGACAAGAACGGATAAGTTACTTGTCGTTTTCTTGCAAGGACTTGACCAGCAGGCCACCGGCCAGACCCAAAAGACCGATCTCCTTGATCTGTTTTTTGGCAGCCAGCGACATCTTGGTCATCATGCTGCGGCGCAGGGAAACTTTGGGCAGCTCCTGCGGGGCCGCCTGCATCAGCAGCTCCATGTCGCCCTTCTTGCTCCCGAAGTAGCGGCCGTTGGGACCGATCTGTACCGCTTTGGAGGTGAGCCCAACCGCGCCTTTCTTCACGTACTGGGCCACCTCGGAGTTGGGGTCATCGAGATCACCAAAGATACGGGCCCGGGCCAGGCAGGTCTGCACGCAGGCTGGCTCCAATCCTTCGGCTACACGGGGCATGCAGTAGGTGCATTTGTCGACCTTGCCCAGGCTGTTGTCGTCTGCCAGGCTTTCGTCGACGTAGCGGGCATTGTAGGGGCAGGCGTCGCGGCAGGCACCGCAACCGATACAGCGTTCACGGTCAACCTGGACCGTGCCGTTGAAGGGATCCTTCCAGGTGGCGCCCACTTCCATGGTCATGGTTTTGCCGGTCTTGGCATCCTTGAAGGTCATTTCGACCGGATCCGCCGGACAGACCGGCACGCAGGGCGGCTCTGCGCAGTGGTTGCACAGGCCGGGATAATAGGTGGCCGCCATGCCGGAGCTGGTAAGGCTCGGTCCAAGGCGGAACACCCAGTTGCGGTCATGTTGAGCGGGGACCTCCCACTCGGCTTTACAGGCGATGACGCAGGCGTGGCAGCCCACGCACTTATCGACATCGATGATCATGCCATATTGCATAGCTACTCTCCTTCAGAGGTAAACGTATCGCTCGATAACGGGAAATTCGGCCCCACGATCAGCTGACTTTGATGAGTTTGACGAAGTTGTTACGCATACCGTGGGCGCCGGTCTCCGGATCGACCGCAATCTTGGTGATCAGGCTGGTGTCATCGACACCCTTGCCCACACCAAGGGTCAACTCCGGATTCATCGAGCCGAAACCGTGGTACATGTACACGCAGTCCTGACGGATACCCGGGGTGACCTTGACCGTGGTGGTGGTGCGCGATTTGACACCGTCCTGATTGATAAAGGAGACGGTGTCGCCCTCTTTGAGGTCAAGCTTGGCGGCAACCTTGTCGTTGACCCAGACCGGATTGGAGTCGCACTCAGCCAGGAGCCAGGCATTATTTATGGTACGGTTGAAGGTGTGGACCGGTGAGCGGCCATAAAGCAGGCGCATGAATCCGACCGGCGGCTGTTCGACGGGGATGTAGGTGGGGATGGCCGGTAATTCGGCGTCTTCGAGATCTTCGTTGTAGAAGAGGACCTCGAGATCCAGATCGCCGTAGGGATCCTTGCCCGGCTGGAGGTGAATACCGCCCTCGGCCTTGATCGAGTCGATGGAAAGGCCAAGCGGCGCCAGCCGTTTGTTGGCCAACTCTTCCTGAGTCTGAACCGGAATCTTGTCGCCAAAGCCCATGCGTTTGGCAAGCTCATTGGTGATATAGATGCTTTCCTTACGCTCAAACCCGGGGGCGACCAGCGGCATACGCGGCGCAATGTACTGCTGCTGCTCGTCGGCGAAGTTCCATTGGGTGCCGGTCTTGATCACGTCGTACCGTTCCAGGTAGGAGGTGTCGGGGAGGAGGATGTCGGCAAACATGGTGATGTCGGTGGGCATGACGTCCACGCACATAACAAAGTCCATCTGCTCCAGCATCTTGATCGTCATCGCTTGATTGGGGATGGTCTGAATCGGGTTCTGGCCCCAGACAACGCAACCCTTGATCGGATAGGGCTCGCCCTCGATGGCAGCCTTACGGATCAGATCGGTGGGCGTGCCGGGAGGGGAGAAGGGATAGATTTCCTCTTCCATGTGGATGGCTTCGGTGTGATGCTCACCTTTGGGCCAGGCGATCTTGGCCAGTCCCTTGGGGCCCTTGGGCGGAACAAAGCCGCCTTTGACACCAAAGGCGCCGAGAATGCCGGTGAGGCAGGCGAGGGCGCGCTGACGCTGAAAGTCGTTGCCGTACCAGGATACGTGACGGCCGGGGTGGATGGCGACATTGGGCATGTTGGCGGCCAACAGTTCCGCGACCTCCTTGATCTGGTCGGCGGGGATGTCGCACTCTTTGGCGGCCTTTTCCAGGGTCCACTCCTTGATCCCCTCGGCCATCTTGTCAAACCCCTCACCGTACTCATCGACAAAGTCGGCGTTGTACTTCTCGTTCTCGATGAGGTAGTTCATCACCGCCAGCAGAAAGGCGGTATCGGTGCCGGGTCTGATCTGGACCCAGATATCGGATTTGGCGGCCGAGGCGGAGTAGCGCGGGTCGACTACGATCAATTTGGCGCCATTTTCCAGCCCCTTGAGGTAGCGCTTGACATGGGAGACGTGGATGTTTTCGCCAAAATGACCACCGATCAACAGCAGGACCTTGGTGTTGGGCATGTCAACATCTTCATTCGGCGGCAGGCCGATGGTGGCCATGTAGGCGGTGTCGCGGATACCGCGGCACTGGAAGAACGAGGCCTCGGAGATGTTGGGGGTGCCCACGGTGTGCTCGAAAAAGTGCATCGGATAGGTGGCGGTGGAACCGTGGGGAAACATGGCGATACCCTTGGCACCGTACTTGTCCATGACCTCCTTCAGCTTGGCGCCGCAGGTGTCCAGCGCCTCCTCCCAGGAAATACGCTGCCATTTGGGGGCTCCGCGCTTGCCGACGTTTTTCAGCGGGTATTTGAGGCGGTCCGGATCGTAGAGCAGCTTGACGCCGGCATTGCCGCGGGCGCAGATGGAAACGCCGTTGTCAATCGACTTGGGATTTCCTTCGAGCTTGATCAGGCGGCCGTCGCGGATTTTTCCGACCAACTGACAACGCCAGAAACACATCTCGCACACACCACCGACCACGGTCTGGGTGTCTTTGTAACTCCCCGGTGCAACCAGGGGTGCTTTAACAACTCCTGATTCTGCTTTTGCCGCTACCTTGGACAGCGGCACGGACGCAGCGGCAATCGAGGCGGCTTTGAGGAAATTCCGCCTGGTAAGGTTCATTGCCATTTACTGTTCCTCCTTGGTGAAAAAATCAATTAACCGTATCGACACCGCATAAAAGGGGTGTCGAGCTTCTTGTATCCATTTTTCCTGAAAACGTTCAAACCACGGCCGGAATAGAGTGCGGAGAAAGAGATCCTCTTCTTCAAACTTGGCTTCACCGGCCAGTGCAGCCAAAAAATCGAGTTCAAAACTGAGATGGTCGGCAGGCTCGGTCTCGTCAGCCAGATCGTAGCCGTGCTCGCGGTAGAAATCCCAGGTACGCTCGGTGGCTTTTCCCTGAAAGGTGCCGTCACCGTCTATATGAACGGAAGCGTAGAGGGGGAGGGTGCTTCGTGGTGCGGAGGTGATGAACAGCCGCGTGTATTCGGTGCGCAGGTCGTCAAGGGGATCAGGGGTTTGCGCTCGCCAGTCCCGGATGGCTGCCAGTTCTTCCGACCATTCCAGGGAAGCGAGCAGGGATTCCAGTGCATCGAAGAGAGGGGGCCCGCAAAATGCCGCATCCGGATAGCGTGTGGTCAACGACAAAAACGAATAAAGGGAGCTGAGCGTTGCAGATTCAGTCGCCGAGGCGTCTTCCTGGTCAATGGGGGTGCTGTGGGTGGCCATGGCTGTGTCGTGTAAGAATCAGTGGTGAAGATCCTGGACCATGTACGGGGTAGGAGTAAACGGTCGAAGGTAACTGAGCAAATTGTACATAATACCCAATTATTGCTGTTCCGGTCTTCATCGGATACACCGCAATTTGTCACAAAAAATCGGGCACACTGTAGCATACTATCACCTATTCCACAAGCTACCTTAACTTAGAGCTAAAGCTTTCCTTTTGCCTGTCCGAAAAGACGATAAGGCCAAGGTGTGTATTCAGGGAAGAATCCGCATCGCAACGGCTCCTCCATTATTGATAACCAGGGACGGACTATCATGAAAATCGCAGAATCCTCTCTCCAACTCGCCAGTTCCCACACCTCCGTTGAATACTACGAGCGTCGCGAATCGCTGACCATGTGGCGTCAGGGAAGAAGTTCGCTCAGCAGTGAGCAGGTCAACGGGGAAAATGATCAGCTCAAAAGCCAGGCCCATGCTTTCGCAAGCCAGGCAGCCAAGGTTTCGCTTTCCGATGCCGCCCAGCAGGCGGCCACCGCCACCGCGACAGGTGAGACCAGCGAGGTGGAGGAGCTCGCCGAGGATGGGGAACTGATGGATAATCTCAACATGCGTATTCTTCGCAGCCTGTTTGAAAAGTTGACCGGAAGAAAATTTCGCATGTTCAACTATGGCGCCGTGCAGAAGGCGATCCATGCCGCACAGGCCTCCGAAGCCTCCACGCAACCCCAAGGTCAGTCACAACGGGTGGGATGGGGCGTTGAATATCGCAATCAGGAGCTCTATCACGAATCGGAATCGACCCAGTTCACTGCCCAGGGGGTCGTGACCACCGCCGATGGGCAGGAGATTGCCATCGGCCTGGAGATGAACCTCAGTCGCAGCTTTACTACCGGACGTGAAGACGTTCTTCAACTCGGAGATGCCAAGCTCAAAGATCCCTTGGTGATTAATTTTGAAGGAAATGCGGCCCAGTTGACCCAGGACACCTTCAGTTTTGATATCGATGCCGACGGGGCAGAGGATCAAATTGCCTTTGTTGCGCCTGGTTCAGGCTTTTTGGCCCTGGATCGTAACGATGACGGCCAGATCAACGACGGCAGTGAACTCTTTGGCGCTGCAAGCGGTGACGGCTTTGCCGATCTGGCTGCGTTTGACCAGGACGGCAACGGTTGGATCGACGAGTCGGACGATATTTACAGCAAGCTGCGTATCTGGACCAAAAACAGTGCCGGCGATGATCAGCTCCTGGCCCTAGGCGACAAGAATATCGGCGCCATCTACCTGGGCAGTGTCGCCACCTCCTTTGATCTCAAAGACACCGAAACCAACGAGTTGCAGGGCAGGGTTCGGGCCTCCGGGCTCTTCCTCTTTGAAAACGGAGGGGTGGGGAGCATGCAGCAGCTGGATCTGGTCGCCTGAGGCAAAATTCGGGTGTAGGGATGGTTCTCTCGCTTGGATGGTTGACGCTTGACGCCCGGGGCTTCTTTCGCTATAAGGCGGGGATAG
Coding sequences within it:
- a CDS encoding pentapeptide repeat-containing protein → MRRALLPLLLGSLALFGCAPTTVESLVKEKGAEQLSAVAVMDLVKGNTLQLQAFNEQAHLYFDPSGKIFAKSDLESDKDKGKWDVSEGGELCFRMEKWWFGDLRCFSVYATNAEKFRLASGNGVLRYKARLEAGDSKSIFVAENGSQKSMRRSLRKAQEQKEQQNRRTARQPQLTEAPAASSFSQHDTEATVASMAKNCPGCHLAGVDLGKADLIQAQLPGADLHGANLSMANLRRANLHKANLQKAILVYANLPGADLRGADLRGANLKGANLIKADLRGARLEGANLAEVLKEGARGI
- a CDS encoding MotA/TolQ/ExbB proton channel family protein, with the translated sequence MKLQNFLGLLLCGLIFFGGFLIKGKLPLYFNIASLMIVAGGSATAALLSFRLQRLRIVWRVVRSSYGSRLKSEAEIVNILINLAIKSRIEGILSLQEDENETSLLFLRRGLGCLVDNYGPQQIRDILNTEMYFFKLRREDSERVLRTIADFCPAFGIVGSVAGLIPMLAGIDDTGIILKTVPLALTSILYGLIFANFFFIPFAANLRERTNQELLLQKIIMEGVIAIQGELNPTVLRTKLLSFLTPSDRHDDLVPLSRIQERFHIRGESSNHGTGFDDPLDPLGPSLR
- a CDS encoding OmpA family protein → MNAPAATQPQAPAPEPGNHTPSGRNTILDNAQQPHGWQQNLQPVFVIEDSFYRSRTPPRPLHWSIAWSDLMMTMFILFLTLFAHLKGQQQIAAHGVPNKVADENIPVQVSDGQNSLVFHPISQDVSLKISENAQEILPPSRETSGADVLVRHPMAEDQARQPPEPTPEQPSSAPQPAPQQAREHTAPAVDLPPELPKTDSRPESELITKIYDLSKIAVEKEKLERFASVELIPDKTMRIILTGDLLFASGEDELSAKAVASLERLSALIKVTPYMINVIGHTDDRPVNTNRFPTNWELSLARASRVARFLIESTGLPPTQFQVTGYSFYRPLRPNTNDENRTINRRVEIILSKELPQVQAPPPAHFQ
- a CDS encoding diguanylate cyclase, producing the protein MSIRRKVFVIILVLFALLGGADFLIQRFIIFPSFLELEYREAGENLRRIRYAIDREVVHLDRLCHDWAVWDDSYVFMDKQSEEFIASNLNEETLSSDHLNLLLFCRLDGTIVWGATVQNEQPLAFPFLQAKRLSSEHPFLVRFRNKDTKSFSGIVDSQFGPLLFSTQTILHSDGSGPDHGYLIMGRLFDQATMEPLKEQTRIPFEVLYPLTNTKTICDPLEQAPSGQEEERLSFFEFNNGKFIKSCAGYPDVNGQPVFGVQYLFPREITRKGIASMGYASALVIVSGLIIVIILNLILQHVILRPIQQLTNHAQVIEQDKDFTLRLDMQRTDEIGKLAHSLDTMVQTINERTSELQLANEQLILLSVQDGLTGIANRRMFDNYLNKEWRRAQREQVPLSLIILDVDFFKKFNDTYGHQQGDRCLIAVADTMQKHIRRPADLAARYGGEEFALILPNTHAEGAELLAERVRQGVQDLQIAHSASEVSPYVSISVGLATIVPQIYSDPHTVDTFVALADQHLYQAKQQGRNRTVGAGEPQVSS
- a CDS encoding 4Fe-4S dicluster domain-containing protein; this encodes MQYGMIIDVDKCVGCHACVIACKAEWEVPAQHDRNWVFRLGPSLTSSGMAATYYPGLCNHCAEPPCVPVCPADPVEMTFKDAKTGKTMTMEVGATWKDPFNGTVQVDRERCIGCGACRDACPYNARYVDESLADDNSLGKVDKCTYCMPRVAEGLEPACVQTCLARARIFGDLDDPNSEVAQYVKKGAVGLTSKAVQIGPNGRYFGSKKGDMELLMQAAPQELPKVSLRRSMMTKMSLAAKKQIKEIGLLGLAGGLLVKSLQENDK
- a CDS encoding molybdopterin-dependent oxidoreductase, encoding MAMNLTRRNFLKAASIAAASVPLSKVAAKAESGVVKAPLVAPGSYKDTQTVVGGVCEMCFWRCQLVGKIRDGRLIKLEGNPKSIDNGVSICARGNAGVKLLYDPDRLKYPLKNVGKRGAPKWQRISWEEALDTCGAKLKEVMDKYGAKGIAMFPHGSTATYPMHFFEHTVGTPNISEASFFQCRGIRDTAYMATIGLPPNEDVDMPNTKVLLLIGGHFGENIHVSHVKRYLKGLENGAKLIVVDPRYSASAAKSDIWVQIRPGTDTAFLLAVMNYLIENEKYNADFVDEYGEGFDKMAEGIKEWTLEKAAKECDIPADQIKEVAELLAANMPNVAIHPGRHVSWYGNDFQRQRALACLTGILGAFGVKGGFVPPKGPKGLAKIAWPKGEHHTEAIHMEEEIYPFSPPGTPTDLIRKAAIEGEPYPIKGCVVWGQNPIQTIPNQAMTIKMLEQMDFVMCVDVMPTDITMFADILLPDTSYLERYDVIKTGTQWNFADEQQQYIAPRMPLVAPGFERKESIYITNELAKRMGFGDKIPVQTQEELANKRLAPLGLSIDSIKAEGGIHLQPGKDPYGDLDLEVLFYNEDLEDAELPAIPTYIPVEQPPVGFMRLLYGRSPVHTFNRTINNAWLLAECDSNPVWVNDKVAAKLDLKEGDTVSFINQDGVKSRTTTTVKVTPGIRQDCVYMYHGFGSMNPELTLGVGKGVDDTSLITKIAVDPETGAHGMRNNFVKLIKVS
- a CDS encoding molecular chaperone TorD family protein — translated: MATHSTPIDQEDASATESATLSSLYSFLSLTTRYPDAAFCGPPLFDALESLLASLEWSEELAAIRDWRAQTPDPLDDLRTEYTRLFITSAPRSTLPLYASVHIDGDGTFQGKATERTWDFYREHGYDLADETEPADHLSFELDFLAALAGEAKFEEEDLFLRTLFRPWFERFQEKWIQEARHPFYAVSIRLIDFFTKEEQ